The following are from one region of the Salinirussus salinus genome:
- the cdd gene encoding cytidine deaminase: MQELLAAAREAHEAAYVPYSGYAVGAALRAADGAVYTGCNVENANYSNSLHAEEVAVGSAVADGHRSFEALAVSSAARDGVTPCGMCRQTLAEFCGEDFPVVCDGEEPTTHRLGELLPDTITREHLDA, encoded by the coding sequence ATGCAGGAGCTGCTCGCCGCGGCGCGGGAGGCCCACGAGGCCGCGTACGTCCCCTACTCGGGGTACGCGGTCGGGGCCGCGCTCCGGGCCGCCGACGGGGCCGTCTACACGGGCTGTAACGTCGAGAACGCCAACTACTCCAACAGCCTCCACGCTGAGGAGGTCGCCGTGGGGAGCGCGGTCGCCGACGGTCACCGCTCCTTCGAGGCGCTCGCCGTCAGTTCGGCCGCCCGGGACGGCGTCACCCCCTGTGGGATGTGCCGCCAGACGCTCGCGGAGTTCTGCGGCGAGGACTTTCCGGTCGTCTGTGACGGCGAGGAGCCGACCACGCATCGCCTGGGTGAGTTGCTGCCGGATACCATCACCCGCGAGCACCTGGACGCATGA
- a CDS encoding nucleoside phosphorylase yields MSGDEGSSGGDADISEDDEVGESEAQYHLDVREGDVADAVLLPGDPERVAKVTEEWDEAAVVADHREYRTATGTYDGTPISVTSTGIGSPSAAIAVEELARVGADTLVRVGSCGGIQPETDVGDLVITSGAVRQEGTSSEYVREDYPAVADHAVVAALAAAAERLGYDYHVGLTASTDSFYAGQSRDGFEGFRARGSEGDIEELVEAGVLNFEMEASAILTLANIYGLRAGAVCTVYADRTTGEFRVEGERRAARTASLAVSLLAKMDERVEESGADAWHAGLGIDS; encoded by the coding sequence ATGAGCGGGGACGAAGGCAGCTCGGGCGGCGACGCGGACATCAGCGAGGACGATGAGGTCGGCGAGAGCGAGGCGCAGTACCATCTGGACGTTCGCGAAGGCGACGTGGCCGACGCCGTCCTCCTGCCCGGCGACCCGGAGCGCGTGGCGAAGGTCACCGAGGAGTGGGACGAGGCGGCAGTCGTCGCCGACCACCGCGAGTACCGCACCGCGACCGGAACGTACGACGGAACGCCGATTTCGGTCACGTCGACGGGGATCGGCTCCCCCTCGGCGGCCATCGCGGTCGAGGAGCTGGCTCGGGTGGGCGCGGACACGCTCGTCCGCGTGGGCTCGTGTGGGGGGATCCAGCCCGAGACCGACGTCGGCGACCTCGTGATCACCAGCGGGGCGGTCCGCCAGGAGGGCACCAGCAGCGAGTACGTCCGCGAGGACTACCCCGCGGTGGCCGACCACGCGGTCGTCGCCGCGCTCGCCGCGGCGGCCGAGCGGCTGGGCTATGACTACCACGTCGGGCTCACGGCCTCTACGGACTCATTCTACGCCGGCCAGAGCCGCGACGGCTTCGAGGGCTTCCGGGCCCGTGGCAGCGAGGGCGACATCGAGGAGCTGGTCGAGGCGGGCGTGCTCAACTTCGAGATGGAGGCGAGCGCCATCCTCACCCTCGCGAACATCTACGGGCTCCGTGCGGGCGCGGTCTGTACGGTCTACGCCGACCGCACCACGGGGGAGTTCCGCGTCGAGGGCGAGCGCCGTGCGGCCCGCACGGCCAGCCTGGCGGTCTCGCTGCTCGCGAAGATGGACGAGCGGGTCGAGGAATCCGGCGCCGACGCCTGGCACGCGGGGCTGGGCATCGACAGCTGA
- a CDS encoding NAD(P)/FAD-dependent oxidoreductase, with the protein MTEQVVVLGSGYGGAGAVKSLQSALDGEAEVTWVSDVDHHLVLHESHRCIRDPSIKEKVAIPIEEIKSPATEFIQGRAVDVEVDERTVHLEDGTTLDYDYVLVAIGSRTAFFGIEGLKEYAHTLKCLDDALGIHEDLERAAEEATPEDPAQVVVGGAGLSGIQTAGEVAEYRDEHGVPVDVHLVEGLDEVFPGNDPSVQNALRRRLEARDVEIMTGEFIGEVDEDTVYIGEDTELPYDVLVWTGGITGREAAENCEVDQDERSHRLHARQDFQTDNERVFALGDAALVDQPGDEEAPPTAQAAWQAAEVAGKNIARAIRGQPLAKWTHKDKGTVISVGESAVAHDVFIVPFVDTFGGFPAKFLKKAIAARWIRDVSSTGRALSAWSDM; encoded by the coding sequence ATGACAGAGCAGGTCGTCGTGCTCGGTTCGGGGTATGGCGGGGCCGGGGCGGTCAAGAGCCTCCAGTCCGCACTCGACGGTGAGGCCGAGGTCACCTGGGTGTCCGACGTCGACCACCACCTCGTCCTCCACGAGTCCCACCGCTGTATCCGCGACCCGAGCATCAAGGAGAAAGTCGCCATCCCCATCGAGGAGATCAAGTCCCCCGCCACCGAGTTCATCCAGGGACGGGCCGTCGACGTCGAGGTCGACGAGCGGACCGTCCACCTCGAGGACGGAACGACGCTCGACTACGACTACGTGCTGGTGGCGATCGGCTCGCGGACCGCCTTCTTCGGCATCGAGGGCCTGAAGGAGTACGCCCACACGCTCAAGTGTCTCGACGACGCGCTGGGGATCCACGAGGACCTGGAGCGAGCCGCCGAGGAAGCGACCCCCGAGGACCCCGCTCAGGTGGTCGTCGGCGGTGCGGGCCTCTCGGGCATCCAGACTGCCGGCGAGGTCGCCGAGTACCGCGACGAGCACGGCGTCCCGGTCGACGTCCACCTCGTCGAGGGGCTGGACGAGGTCTTCCCCGGCAATGACCCCAGCGTCCAGAACGCCCTGCGCAGACGCCTGGAAGCCCGGGACGTCGAGATCATGACCGGCGAGTTCATCGGCGAGGTCGACGAGGACACCGTCTACATCGGCGAAGATACCGAACTCCCCTACGACGTGCTGGTCTGGACCGGCGGGATCACCGGCCGAGAGGCCGCGGAGAACTGCGAGGTCGACCAGGACGAGCGCTCCCACCGGCTCCACGCCCGGCAGGACTTCCAGACCGACAACGAGCGGGTGTTCGCGCTCGGGGACGCCGCCCTGGTCGACCAGCCCGGCGACGAGGAGGCTCCGCCGACCGCCCAGGCCGCCTGGCAGGCCGCCGAGGTCGCCGGCAAGAACATCGCCCGCGCCATCCGCGGCCAGCCGCTCGCGAAGTGGACCCACAAGGACAAGGGGACGGTCATCTCCGTCGGCGAGTCCGCCGTCGCCCACGACGTGTTCATCGTCCCGTTCGTCGACACCTTCGGCGGCTTCCCCGCGAAGTTCCTCAAGAAAGCGATCGCCGCACGCTGGATCCGCGACGTCTCCTCGACCGGCCGGGCGCTGTCGGCCTGGTCGGACATGTGA
- a CDS encoding HTH domain-containing protein, translating into MSSIELTPSQQNILQELVNLYQDDETAVKGEAIADQVDRNPGTIRNQMQSLKALQLVEGVPGPKGGYKPTAKAYDALQIQDLDHAADVPLFHDGELVEEANVEEIDLTSVHHPEACRAEVKLRGSVGNFHEGDKVTVGPTPLSKLQIIGTLEGKDDTNNVLILTIDDMQAPVEEPAH; encoded by the coding sequence ATGTCATCCATCGAACTCACGCCGAGCCAGCAGAACATCCTCCAGGAGCTGGTCAATCTCTACCAGGACGACGAGACCGCGGTGAAGGGTGAGGCCATCGCCGACCAGGTCGACCGCAACCCCGGGACGATCCGCAACCAGATGCAGAGCCTGAAGGCCCTCCAGCTGGTCGAAGGAGTACCCGGGCCGAAAGGTGGCTACAAGCCGACAGCGAAAGCCTACGACGCGTTGCAGATCCAGGACCTGGACCACGCCGCGGACGTCCCCCTCTTTCACGACGGCGAACTCGTCGAGGAGGCCAACGTCGAGGAGATCGACCTGACGAGCGTCCACCACCCCGAAGCCTGCCGCGCGGAGGTCAAGCTCCGCGGGTCGGTCGGGAACTTCCACGAGGGCGACAAGGTGACCGTCGGGCCGACACCGCTCTCGAAGCTCCAGATCATCGGCACCCTCGAGGGGAAAGACGACACCAACAACGTGCTCATCCTGACGATCGACGACATGCAGGCGCCCGTCGAGGAGCCCGCCCACTGA
- a CDS encoding NAD-dependent epimerase/dehydratase family protein, with protein MQGARVLVTGGAGFIGSALANRLAADNDVVAVDDRYLGTPANLDDGVEFVEASVLDDDLPTDVDVVFHLAALSSYAMHEDDPTRGARVNVEGFVNTVDQARRDGCERVVYASTSSIYGSRTDPSPEDMPVTVNTGYEASKLARERYGEYFRNHYGLDVAGLRFFSVYQGYGGSEEHKGEYANVIAQFADDIAHGRPPELYGDGTQTRDFTHVSDIARGAERVADERLNGVYNLGTGEAYSFNTVVDRINEELGTDVEPEYVENPIPEDVYVHDTCADYSKVSEATGWTPEIDFEEGIRRVCAQYT; from the coding sequence ATGCAGGGTGCTCGCGTGCTCGTCACCGGGGGTGCGGGCTTCATCGGCTCCGCGCTCGCCAACCGCCTCGCCGCCGACAACGACGTCGTCGCCGTCGACGACCGCTACCTGGGGACGCCGGCAAACCTCGACGACGGCGTCGAGTTCGTCGAGGCGAGCGTCCTCGACGACGACCTCCCGACCGACGTGGACGTGGTCTTCCACCTCGCCGCGCTCTCCTCCTACGCGATGCACGAGGACGACCCCACCCGGGGTGCCCGGGTGAACGTCGAGGGCTTTGTCAACACCGTCGACCAGGCCCGCCGGGACGGCTGTGAGCGGGTCGTCTACGCCTCCACCTCCTCCATCTACGGCTCCCGAACCGACCCCTCCCCGGAGGACATGCCCGTCACCGTGAACACCGGCTACGAGGCCTCGAAGCTGGCCCGCGAGCGCTACGGGGAGTACTTCCGGAACCACTACGGGCTGGACGTCGCCGGCCTCCGCTTCTTCTCGGTGTACCAGGGCTACGGCGGCAGCGAGGAACACAAAGGCGAGTACGCGAACGTCATCGCACAGTTCGCCGACGACATCGCCCACGGCCGCCCGCCCGAACTGTACGGCGACGGCACCCAGACCCGGGATTTCACCCACGTCTCCGATATCGCCCGCGGCGCGGAACGCGTCGCCGACGAGCGGCTCAACGGGGTGTACAACCTCGGCACCGGCGAGGCGTACTCCTTCAACACGGTCGTCGACCGGATCAACGAGGAGCTGGGGACCGACGTCGAGCCCGAGTACGTCGAGAACCCGATCCCCGAGGACGTCTACGTCCACGACACCTGCGCCGACTACTCGAAGGTCAGCGAGGCGACCGGCTGGACCCCCGAGATCGACTTCGAGGAGGGGATCCGGCGGGTCTGTGCGCAGTACACGTAG
- the rocF gene encoding arginase encodes MDRRDRTVRVVGAPMDLGADRRGVDMGPSAIRYAGLAGELEGLGLACADGGDIAVPRPETAEADHDFGGGRAKYLRATAGVCEDVAAAVTATVQDGELPLVLGGDHTVAIGTANGLARDGDPGVLWVDAHGDFNVPATTPSGNIHGMALAAILGDGPFANEAWADAGVDPENVAMVGVRDLDGRERERLRDSGVTVFPVADIDERGIAAVMRRAIDVATGGDALQVSLDLDALDPNEAPGVGTPVRGGITYREAHTAMELVHERAAGDLGAVELVEVNPILDRHNRTAELAVELAASVLGQRTL; translated from the coding sequence ATGGACCGCAGGGACCGGACCGTCCGCGTCGTCGGCGCTCCCATGGACCTGGGCGCCGACCGCCGCGGGGTGGACATGGGACCCTCGGCGATCCGCTACGCCGGGCTGGCCGGGGAGCTCGAGGGGCTGGGACTGGCCTGCGCCGACGGCGGCGACATCGCTGTTCCCCGCCCCGAGACCGCCGAAGCCGACCACGACTTCGGCGGCGGCCGCGCGAAATACCTCCGGGCGACCGCCGGAGTCTGTGAGGACGTTGCCGCAGCCGTCACCGCCACAGTCCAGGACGGGGAACTCCCGCTGGTGCTCGGCGGGGACCACACCGTCGCCATCGGGACGGCGAACGGCCTGGCCCGGGACGGCGACCCGGGCGTGCTGTGGGTCGACGCCCACGGCGACTTCAACGTCCCCGCGACGACCCCGAGTGGCAACATCCACGGGATGGCCCTGGCGGCGATCCTCGGGGACGGCCCCTTCGCGAACGAGGCGTGGGCGGACGCCGGCGTCGACCCAGAGAACGTCGCGATGGTCGGCGTCAGGGATCTGGACGGCCGCGAGCGCGAGCGGCTGCGCGACAGCGGTGTGACCGTCTTCCCCGTCGCCGACATCGACGAACGCGGCATCGCGGCGGTGATGCGGCGGGCCATCGACGTCGCGACCGGCGGGGACGCGCTGCAGGTCAGCCTCGACCTGGACGCGCTGGACCCCAACGAGGCCCCCGGCGTGGGGACGCCCGTCCGCGGCGGCATCACCTACCGCGAGGCTCACACCGCGATGGAGCTGGTCCACGAGCGCGCCGCCGGTGACCTCGGTGCCGTCGAGCTCGTGGAGGTCAACCCGATCCTCGACCGGCACAACCGGACCGCCGAACTCGCGGTCGAACTCGCGGCCAGCGTCCTGGGTCAGCGGACGCTGTAA
- a CDS encoding DUF5518 domain-containing protein, translating into MSSSTESQPVRRGEAGGPRLLDGAVTWLVSLLLVLGGLAFAFAGTLFTQVASGSWVARMVAEGRLQSTELTAAELTDVTNALLWWGGAGLVVVGLAMVVAGVGFLVVRRRTRAARGDGSPDTVTSAVVGAVVTVLTAFVPLSPVLGGAAAAYLRKGDRETALRVGALAGLVAAVPVVVLFAFLVGGFAVVASELALGAVTGIVVLALVFSLFVAVLYTVGLSALGGYLASGLAGPAADDEHGQQPAT; encoded by the coding sequence ATGAGTTCATCCACCGAGAGTCAGCCGGTCCGGCGCGGCGAGGCGGGAGGACCCCGCCTCCTCGACGGCGCCGTCACCTGGCTCGTCTCGCTGTTGCTCGTCCTCGGCGGACTGGCGTTCGCGTTCGCCGGTACCCTCTTCACGCAGGTCGCCTCGGGCTCCTGGGTGGCCAGGATGGTCGCCGAGGGGCGGCTCCAGTCGACCGAGCTGACCGCCGCGGAACTGACGGACGTCACCAACGCCCTGCTCTGGTGGGGTGGCGCGGGCCTGGTCGTCGTCGGGCTGGCGATGGTCGTCGCCGGCGTCGGCTTCCTGGTCGTCCGCCGGCGGACGCGGGCCGCACGAGGGGACGGGAGTCCCGACACCGTGACCAGCGCGGTCGTCGGTGCCGTGGTCACCGTCCTGACCGCGTTCGTCCCGCTGTCGCCGGTGCTGGGCGGCGCGGCCGCCGCCTACCTGCGGAAGGGTGACCGCGAAACGGCCCTCCGCGTGGGCGCCCTCGCCGGGCTCGTCGCCGCGGTCCCGGTCGTCGTGCTCTTCGCGTTCCTGGTCGGCGGCTTCGCCGTCGTGGCCTCGGAACTCGCGCTCGGGGCCGTCACCGGGATCGTCGTGCTCGCGCTGGTGTTCTCGCTGTTCGTGGCCGTCCTCTACACGGTCGGGCTGAGCGCGCTCGGCGGATACCTCGCGTCGGGGCTGGCCGGCCCCGCCGCGGACGACGAGCACGGACAGCAGCCGGCGACCTGA
- the gyrA gene encoding DNA gyrase subunit A — MSSDLPEEIPEAAPAAHVERVRIEDEMEQSYIDYAMSVIAGRALPDVRDGLKPVHRRILYAMSEMGVTSGSAHRKSSSVVGETMGDYHPHGDSAIYDTLVRMAQDFSMRYPLIDGQGNFGSMDGDPAAAMRYTEARMSAIAEELLTDIEKDTVDFQANYDDRLTEPEVLPARFPNLLVNGSSGIAVGMSTNIPPHNLGEVVDATVHLIDNPDCGIEDLMGHIKGPDFPTGGNIVGSDAIYSAYTTGRGRLRVRAEYDIQPEEGRIVVTELPYQENKARVVERIAEDVNDGTIEGVADLRDESDRNGVRVVIELKRGANADVVENQLLEHHLESTFGVTNIALVDGQPEVLDLKETLEEYVAHRREVVRRRSEHDLAEAEDRAHILEGRLQALEQVEDVVETIRNSDDRSAAIEALGADYDLSEAQAEHIVRMQLGSLTSMEEAEIAEEYEEVQETIDYLESVLADEEKLLGVIKEELREVKAEYADERRTAILEAEGQVTHEDLIPEEDCLVVVTEQDYIKRMPADTFDPQNRGGKGIIGGDPKEGDRVSKVFRANSHDYLLCFTNRGQVYRLKTYEVPEMSRTARGKSAVNLIDLDDGEEVTAVVSTDEFDAEECITMVTRQGYVKRTSCGEFENILSTGIIAASLDDGDELVDVEVTDGSRDLVIATEAGMTIRFDESEVREMGRNARGVRGIELRDGDHVAAMVATGDADQRALLTVTERGYGKRTPLSEYRPQSRYGMGLVDIKTGGRNGPVTTAKAVEAEDHIVVMSERGQVMRCPVEDISTVGRNTKGVKVMEVEEGDAVASVTVLPAGDASEETEDGSGE, encoded by the coding sequence ATGAGCTCGGACCTGCCCGAGGAGATCCCCGAGGCGGCCCCCGCAGCCCACGTCGAGCGGGTTCGCATCGAGGACGAGATGGAGCAGTCCTACATCGACTACGCGATGAGCGTCATCGCGGGCCGGGCGCTGCCCGACGTCCGGGACGGACTCAAGCCCGTCCACCGGCGGATCCTGTACGCGATGTCCGAGATGGGAGTGACGTCGGGCTCTGCCCACCGCAAGTCCTCCTCGGTCGTCGGCGAGACGATGGGGGATTACCACCCCCACGGCGACTCCGCGATCTACGACACGCTGGTGCGGATGGCCCAGGACTTCTCGATGCGGTATCCGCTGATCGACGGGCAGGGCAACTTCGGGTCGATGGACGGCGACCCGGCGGCGGCGATGCGCTACACGGAGGCCCGGATGTCCGCCATCGCGGAGGAGCTCCTGACCGACATCGAGAAGGACACGGTAGACTTCCAGGCCAACTACGACGACCGGCTGACCGAGCCCGAGGTGCTCCCGGCGCGGTTCCCGAACCTGCTCGTGAACGGCTCCTCGGGGATCGCGGTCGGCATGTCCACCAACATCCCGCCACACAACCTCGGCGAGGTGGTCGACGCAACGGTCCACCTCATCGACAACCCCGACTGCGGGATAGAGGACCTGATGGGTCACATCAAGGGACCCGACTTCCCGACCGGCGGGAACATCGTCGGCAGCGACGCCATCTACTCGGCGTACACCACGGGACGGGGCCGCCTGCGGGTGCGCGCGGAGTACGACATCCAGCCCGAGGAGGGGCGGATCGTCGTCACGGAGCTGCCCTACCAGGAGAACAAGGCCCGCGTCGTCGAGCGGATCGCCGAGGACGTCAACGACGGCACCATCGAGGGCGTGGCGGACCTGCGCGACGAGTCCGACCGCAACGGCGTCCGGGTGGTCATCGAACTCAAGCGCGGGGCCAACGCGGACGTCGTCGAGAACCAGCTGCTCGAACACCACCTCGAATCCACGTTCGGGGTGACGAACATCGCCCTCGTGGACGGCCAGCCCGAGGTACTCGACCTGAAGGAGACCCTCGAGGAGTACGTCGCCCACCGCAGAGAGGTCGTCCGCCGGCGCTCCGAGCACGACCTCGCGGAAGCCGAGGACCGTGCCCACATCCTCGAGGGGCGGCTGCAGGCCTTAGAGCAGGTCGAGGACGTCGTCGAGACCATCCGGAACAGCGACGACCGCTCGGCGGCCATCGAGGCGCTGGGGGCCGACTACGACCTCTCGGAGGCCCAGGCCGAACACATCGTCCGGATGCAGCTGGGGTCGCTGACGTCGATGGAGGAAGCCGAGATCGCCGAGGAATACGAGGAGGTCCAGGAGACCATCGACTACCTCGAATCCGTCCTGGCCGACGAGGAGAAACTGCTCGGCGTGATCAAAGAGGAGCTCCGGGAGGTCAAGGCAGAGTACGCCGACGAGCGCCGGACGGCCATCCTGGAGGCGGAGGGCCAGGTCACCCACGAGGACCTGATCCCCGAGGAGGACTGTCTGGTGGTCGTCACCGAGCAGGACTACATCAAGCGGATGCCCGCCGACACCTTCGACCCTCAAAATCGTGGCGGCAAGGGGATCATCGGCGGCGACCCCAAGGAGGGCGACCGCGTCTCGAAGGTCTTCCGCGCCAACAGCCACGACTACCTGCTGTGTTTCACCAACCGCGGGCAGGTCTACCGGCTGAAGACCTACGAGGTCCCCGAGATGTCCCGCACCGCGCGCGGCAAGTCGGCAGTCAACCTCATCGACCTCGACGACGGCGAGGAGGTGACGGCGGTCGTCAGCACCGACGAGTTCGACGCCGAGGAGTGTATCACGATGGTCACCCGGCAGGGCTACGTCAAGCGAACCTCCTGCGGGGAGTTCGAGAACATCCTCTCGACGGGGATCATCGCCGCCAGCCTCGACGACGGCGACGAGCTGGTCGACGTCGAGGTCACCGACGGGAGCCGCGACCTGGTCATCGCCACCGAGGCCGGCATGACGATCCGCTTCGACGAGAGCGAGGTCCGGGAGATGGGTCGGAACGCCCGCGGCGTCCGCGGGATCGAGCTCCGGGACGGTGACCACGTGGCCGCGATGGTCGCCACGGGCGACGCCGACCAGCGGGCGCTGCTGACGGTCACGGAACGGGGCTACGGCAAGCGCACGCCGCTCTCCGAGTACCGCCCCCAGTCGCGGTACGGCATGGGCCTGGTCGACATCAAGACCGGCGGGCGAAACGGCCCCGTCACGACCGCCAAGGCCGTCGAGGCCGAGGACCACATCGTCGTGATGAGCGAGCGCGGACAGGTGATGCGGTGTCCCGTCGAGGACATCTCGACGGTCGGGCGCAACACGAAGGGCGTGAAGGTGATGGAAGTCGAGGAGGGCGACGCCGTGGCGAGCGTGACGGTCCTGCCAGCCGGGGACGCGTCGGAGGAGACAGAAGACGGCTCCGGGGAGTGA
- the gyrB gene encoding DNA topoisomerase (ATP-hydrolyzing) subunit B: MSEESPEYGADSIQALEGLEAVRKRPAMYIGSTDSRGLHHLVYEVVDNAIDEALAGHCDEIEVAIHEDDSVSVVDDGRGIPVDTHAEYDRPALEVVMTVLHAGGKFDNKSYQVSGGLHGVGVSVVNALSKWLEVTVKRDGAVWHQRFDHGDPEFDLEREREMRPGEETGTELRFWPDDAIFETTDFVFSTLESRLRELAFLNSGVAITLRDERDGSETTFEYEGGIREFVAYLNETKSPLHGEVIYFDTEESVGEGVVEVEVAMQATDELQGSLHAFANNINTREGGTHLTGFKTALTRVVNDYAADHDLLRDLDDTLKGEDIREGLTAVLSVKHPDPQFEGQTKTKLGNSEVRGIVESAVHEHLGTYFEEHPDTAETIVGKAVEAAKARKAAKKAEELTRRKSALESTALPGKLADCQTRDPGESELFVVEGDSAGGSAKQGRNPEFQAILPIRGKILNVEKHRLDRILENNEIRNLITALGTGIGDEFDIEEARYENIIFMTDADVDGAHIRTLLLTLFYRHMRPLLEAGYVYAAQPPLYRIRYRGETYDAMTEAERDEIIAEKCNGNPDQVQRFKGLGEMNPQQLWDTTMNPETRYLKQVTVEDAAAADRMFSVLMGDAVEPRKEFIKEHSPEAEWVDI; the protein is encoded by the coding sequence ATGTCAGAGGAGTCTCCGGAGTACGGAGCGGACTCTATTCAGGCTCTGGAGGGGCTTGAGGCGGTCCGCAAGCGACCCGCGATGTACATCGGGTCGACCGACAGCCGCGGGTTGCACCACCTCGTCTACGAGGTGGTCGACAACGCCATCGACGAGGCGCTGGCCGGCCACTGCGACGAGATAGAGGTGGCCATCCACGAGGACGACTCGGTGTCGGTCGTCGACGACGGCCGCGGGATCCCCGTCGACACCCACGCCGAGTACGACCGACCGGCGCTGGAGGTGGTGATGACCGTCCTGCACGCCGGCGGGAAGTTCGACAACAAGTCCTACCAGGTCTCCGGCGGGCTCCACGGGGTCGGCGTTTCCGTGGTCAACGCCCTCTCGAAGTGGCTGGAGGTGACGGTCAAACGCGACGGGGCCGTCTGGCACCAGCGCTTCGACCACGGCGACCCCGAGTTCGACCTCGAGCGCGAACGCGAGATGCGCCCCGGCGAGGAGACCGGCACGGAGCTGCGCTTCTGGCCCGACGACGCCATCTTCGAGACCACTGACTTCGTCTTCTCGACGCTCGAGTCCCGGCTGCGGGAGCTTGCCTTCCTCAACTCCGGGGTCGCGATCACGCTCCGCGACGAGCGCGACGGGAGCGAGACCACCTTCGAGTACGAGGGCGGCATCAGGGAGTTCGTCGCCTACCTCAACGAGACCAAGAGCCCGCTGCACGGGGAGGTGATCTACTTCGACACCGAGGAGTCGGTCGGCGAGGGAGTCGTCGAGGTGGAGGTGGCGATGCAGGCCACCGACGAGCTCCAGGGCTCGCTGCACGCCTTCGCGAACAACATCAACACCCGGGAGGGAGGAACCCACCTCACCGGCTTCAAGACCGCCCTGACGCGAGTGGTCAACGACTACGCCGCCGACCACGACCTCCTGCGGGACCTGGACGACACCCTCAAAGGCGAGGATATCCGCGAGGGGCTCACGGCGGTGCTGTCGGTCAAACACCCGGACCCGCAGTTCGAGGGCCAGACCAAGACCAAACTCGGCAACAGCGAGGTCCGGGGGATCGTCGAGTCGGCCGTCCACGAGCATCTGGGCACCTACTTCGAGGAGCACCCCGACACCGCCGAGACCATCGTGGGGAAGGCCGTCGAGGCCGCCAAGGCACGCAAGGCCGCCAAGAAAGCCGAGGAACTCACCCGTCGGAAGTCCGCCCTCGAATCGACTGCCCTTCCGGGAAAGCTGGCGGATTGCCAGACCCGGGACCCGGGCGAGTCCGAGCTGTTCGTCGTGGAGGGCGACTCGGCGGGCGGCTCGGCGAAGCAGGGGCGGAACCCCGAGTTCCAGGCGATCCTCCCGATCCGCGGGAAGATCCTCAACGTCGAGAAACACCGGCTGGACCGCATCCTCGAGAACAACGAGATCCGCAACCTCATCACGGCGCTGGGGACCGGCATCGGCGACGAGTTCGACATCGAGGAGGCCCGCTACGAGAACATCATCTTCATGACCGACGCCGACGTCGACGGCGCCCACATCCGGACGCTCCTGCTGACGCTGTTCTATCGACACATGCGCCCGCTGCTGGAGGCGGGCTACGTCTACGCTGCCCAGCCACCGCTGTACCGGATCCGGTACCGTGGGGAGACCTACGACGCGATGACCGAGGCCGAGCGCGACGAGATCATCGCCGAGAAATGCAACGGCAACCCGGACCAGGTCCAGCGGTTCAAGGGGCTTGGGGAGATGAACCCCCAGCAGCTGTGGGACACGACGATGAACCCCGAGACCCGGTATCTCAAGCAGGTCACCGTCGAGGACGCCGCCGCGGCCGACCGGATGTTCTCCGTGCTGATGGGTGACGCCGTCGAGCCCCGCAAGGAGTTCATCAAGGAGCACTCCCCGGAGGCGGAGTGGGTGGACATATGA